In Xiphophorus couchianus chromosome 24, X_couchianus-1.0, whole genome shotgun sequence, a single genomic region encodes these proteins:
- the LOC114140720 gene encoding abl interactor 2 isoform X15 has translation MAELQMLLEEEIPAGRGALLDSFTNLERVAEYCESNYVQSPDKQRALEETKNYTTQSLASVAYLINTLANNVLQMLDIQASQLRRMESSINHISQTVDIHKEKVARREIGILTTNKNTSRTHKIIAPANPERPVRYIRKSVDYSLLDDMGHGVKASAQNMKTGGGALPRTNPPTQKPPSPPMSGKGTLGRHSPFRTLEPVRPPVVPNDYVSSPTRNTAPPQQSPARTASVNQRNRTYSSSGSSGGSHPSSSRSSSRENSGSGSVGVPIAVPTPAPPSVFPGAPQFYSMNRPAQQQPQNPQVGGSLPFRRPSSVTGQPNTAHHNQSQLNGGPHFAQNQVSDVPPPPPPADEPVFEEPTPPPPPPEDYEDDEEEEDSAVVEYTDPYAEEDPPWAPRSYLEKVVAIYDYTRDKEDELSFQEGAIIYVIKKNDDGWFEGVMNGTTGLFPGNYVESIMHYAD, from the exons ATGGCGGAGCTACAAATGCTTCTGGAAGAGGAGATTCCAGCAGGACGAGGCGCTCTTCTAGACAGCTTTACCAACTTGGAAAGAGTAGCAGAATACTGCGAAAGCAACTATGTCCAG TCTCCAGACAAGCAGAGGGCGCTGGAGGAGACCAAGAATTACACTACCCAGTCCCTGGCCAGTGTGGCCTACCTGATCAACACGCTGGCCAACAATGTGCTGCAAATGCTCGACATCCAGGCGTCGCAGCTGCGCCGCATGGAGTCCTCCATCAATCACATCTCGCAG ACGGTGGACATCCACAAAGAGAAAGTAGCGCGGCGAGAGATCGGCATCCTCACCACCAACAAGAACACCTCCCGCACGCACAAGATCATCGCCCCGGCGAACCCCGAGAGGCCCGTCCGCTACATCCGCAAATCCGTCGACTACAGCTTGCTGGACGACATGGGCCACGGAGTCAAG GCCAGCGCTCAAAACATGAAAACCGGAGGAGGCGCCCTCCCTCGCACCAACCCCCCCACACAGAAGCCCCCCAGTCCGCCTATGTCAGGGAAAGGGACCCTTGG GCGCCACTCCCCCTTCCGGACGCTCGAGCCGGTGCGTCCTCCCGTTGTCCCTAACGACTACGTCTCGAGCCCGACGCGCAACACGGCGCCCCCCCAGCAGAGCCCCGCACGCACTGCATCCGTTAATCAGAGGAACCGCACGTACAG CAGCAGTGGGAGCAGCGGAGGAAGCCACCCCAGCAGCAGTCGCAGCAGCAGCCGAGAGAACAGCGGCAGTGGTAGCGTGGGCGTGCCCATCGCCGTGCCGACGCCTGCCCCGCCCTCAGTATTCCCAG GTGCGCCTCAGTTCTACAGCATGAACCGCCCGGCGCAGCAGCAGCCCCAGAACCCCCAGGTCGGGGGGTCCCTGCCGTTCCGCCGGCCCTCGTCGGTCACGGGCCAGCCCAACACGGCCCACCACAACCAGAGCCAGCTCAACGGGGGGCCGCACTTCGCCCAGAACCAAG TTTCAGACGTGCCGCCGCCGCCTCCGCCCGCCGACGAGCCGGTGTTTGAAGAGCCCACCCCACCCCCGCCTCCGCCCGAGGACTATGAGGAtgacgaggaggaagaggattcGGCGGTGGTGGAGTACACCGACCCCTACGCTGAGGAAGACCCACCATGGGCCCCACGCAGCTATCTGGAGAAAG TGGTGGCCATTTACGACTACACCCGCGACAAAGAAGACGAGCTGTCCTTCCAGGAGGGCGCCATCATCTACGTGATCAAGAAGAACGACGACGGCTGGTTTGAGGGAGTGATGAACGGGACCACGGGTCTCTTCCCCGGTAACTATGTGGAATCCATCATGCACTACGCCGACTGA
- the LOC114140720 gene encoding abl interactor 2 isoform X11: MAELQMLLEEEIPAGRGALLDSFTNLERVAEYCESNYVQSPDKQRALEETKNYTTQSLASVAYLINTLANNVLQMLDIQASQLRRMESSINHISQTVDIHKEKVARREIGILTTNKNTSRTHKIIAPANPERPVRYIRKSVDYSLLDDMGHGVKWLQRFKASAQNMKTGGGALPRTNPPTQKPPSPPMSGKGTLGRHSPFRTLEPVRPPVVPNDYVSSPTRNTAPPQQSPARTASVNQRNRTYSSSGSSGGSHPSSSRSSSRENSGSGSVGVPIAVPTPAPPSVFPGAPQFYSMNRPAQQQPQNPQVGGSLPFRRPSSVTGQPNTAHHNQSQLNGGPHFAQNQGPHAPLPPSMQITPQLPLMGFVARVQETISDVPPPPPPADEPVFEEPTPPPPPPEDYEDDEEEEDSAVVEYTDPYAEEDPPWAPRSYLEKVVAIYDYTRDKEDELSFQEGAIIYVIKKNDDGWFEGVMNGTTGLFPGNYVESIMHYAD, encoded by the exons ATGGCGGAGCTACAAATGCTTCTGGAAGAGGAGATTCCAGCAGGACGAGGCGCTCTTCTAGACAGCTTTACCAACTTGGAAAGAGTAGCAGAATACTGCGAAAGCAACTATGTCCAG TCTCCAGACAAGCAGAGGGCGCTGGAGGAGACCAAGAATTACACTACCCAGTCCCTGGCCAGTGTGGCCTACCTGATCAACACGCTGGCCAACAATGTGCTGCAAATGCTCGACATCCAGGCGTCGCAGCTGCGCCGCATGGAGTCCTCCATCAATCACATCTCGCAG ACGGTGGACATCCACAAAGAGAAAGTAGCGCGGCGAGAGATCGGCATCCTCACCACCAACAAGAACACCTCCCGCACGCACAAGATCATCGCCCCGGCGAACCCCGAGAGGCCCGTCCGCTACATCCGCAAATCCGTCGACTACAGCTTGCTGGACGACATGGGCCACGGAGTCAAG TGGTTGCAAAGGTTTAAG GCCAGCGCTCAAAACATGAAAACCGGAGGAGGCGCCCTCCCTCGCACCAACCCCCCCACACAGAAGCCCCCCAGTCCGCCTATGTCAGGGAAAGGGACCCTTGG GCGCCACTCCCCCTTCCGGACGCTCGAGCCGGTGCGTCCTCCCGTTGTCCCTAACGACTACGTCTCGAGCCCGACGCGCAACACGGCGCCCCCCCAGCAGAGCCCCGCACGCACTGCATCCGTTAATCAGAGGAACCGCACGTACAG CAGCAGTGGGAGCAGCGGAGGAAGCCACCCCAGCAGCAGTCGCAGCAGCAGCCGAGAGAACAGCGGCAGTGGTAGCGTGGGCGTGCCCATCGCCGTGCCGACGCCTGCCCCGCCCTCAGTATTCCCAG GTGCGCCTCAGTTCTACAGCATGAACCGCCCGGCGCAGCAGCAGCCCCAGAACCCCCAGGTCGGGGGGTCCCTGCCGTTCCGCCGGCCCTCGTCGGTCACGGGCCAGCCCAACACGGCCCACCACAACCAGAGCCAGCTCAACGGGGGGCCGCACTTCGCCCAGAACCAAG GCCCACACGCGCCCCTCCCCCCATCCATGCAGATCACCCCCCAGCTGCCTCTCATGGGTTTTGTGGCCCGAGTTCAGGAGACTA TTTCAGACGTGCCGCCGCCGCCTCCGCCCGCCGACGAGCCGGTGTTTGAAGAGCCCACCCCACCCCCGCCTCCGCCCGAGGACTATGAGGAtgacgaggaggaagaggattcGGCGGTGGTGGAGTACACCGACCCCTACGCTGAGGAAGACCCACCATGGGCCCCACGCAGCTATCTGGAGAAAG TGGTGGCCATTTACGACTACACCCGCGACAAAGAAGACGAGCTGTCCTTCCAGGAGGGCGCCATCATCTACGTGATCAAGAAGAACGACGACGGCTGGTTTGAGGGAGTGATGAACGGGACCACGGGTCTCTTCCCCGGTAACTATGTGGAATCCATCATGCACTACGCCGACTGA
- the LOC114140720 gene encoding abl interactor 2 isoform X12: protein MAELQMLLEEEIPAGRGALLDSFTNLERVAEYCESNYVQSPDKQRALEETKNYTTQSLASVAYLINTLANNVLQMLDIQASQLRRMESSINHISQTVDIHKEKVARREIGILTTNKNTSRTHKIIAPANPERPVRYIRKSVDYSLLDDMGHGVKASAQNMKTGGGALPRTNPPTQKPPSPPMSGKGTLGRHSPFRTLEPVRPPVVPNDYVSSPTRNTAPPQQSPARTASVNQRNRTYSSSGSSGGSHPSSSRSSSRENSGSGSVGVPIAVPTPAPPSVFPGAPQFYSMNRPAQQQPQNPQVGGSLPFRRPSSVTGQPNTAHHNQSQLNGGPHFAQNQGPHAPLPPSMQITPQLPLMGFVARVQETISDVPPPPPPADEPVFEEPTPPPPPPEDYEDDEEEEDSAVVEYTDPYAEEDPPWAPRSYLEKVVAIYDYTRDKEDELSFQEGAIIYVIKKNDDGWFEGVMNGTTGLFPGNYVESIMHYAD, encoded by the exons ATGGCGGAGCTACAAATGCTTCTGGAAGAGGAGATTCCAGCAGGACGAGGCGCTCTTCTAGACAGCTTTACCAACTTGGAAAGAGTAGCAGAATACTGCGAAAGCAACTATGTCCAG TCTCCAGACAAGCAGAGGGCGCTGGAGGAGACCAAGAATTACACTACCCAGTCCCTGGCCAGTGTGGCCTACCTGATCAACACGCTGGCCAACAATGTGCTGCAAATGCTCGACATCCAGGCGTCGCAGCTGCGCCGCATGGAGTCCTCCATCAATCACATCTCGCAG ACGGTGGACATCCACAAAGAGAAAGTAGCGCGGCGAGAGATCGGCATCCTCACCACCAACAAGAACACCTCCCGCACGCACAAGATCATCGCCCCGGCGAACCCCGAGAGGCCCGTCCGCTACATCCGCAAATCCGTCGACTACAGCTTGCTGGACGACATGGGCCACGGAGTCAAG GCCAGCGCTCAAAACATGAAAACCGGAGGAGGCGCCCTCCCTCGCACCAACCCCCCCACACAGAAGCCCCCCAGTCCGCCTATGTCAGGGAAAGGGACCCTTGG GCGCCACTCCCCCTTCCGGACGCTCGAGCCGGTGCGTCCTCCCGTTGTCCCTAACGACTACGTCTCGAGCCCGACGCGCAACACGGCGCCCCCCCAGCAGAGCCCCGCACGCACTGCATCCGTTAATCAGAGGAACCGCACGTACAG CAGCAGTGGGAGCAGCGGAGGAAGCCACCCCAGCAGCAGTCGCAGCAGCAGCCGAGAGAACAGCGGCAGTGGTAGCGTGGGCGTGCCCATCGCCGTGCCGACGCCTGCCCCGCCCTCAGTATTCCCAG GTGCGCCTCAGTTCTACAGCATGAACCGCCCGGCGCAGCAGCAGCCCCAGAACCCCCAGGTCGGGGGGTCCCTGCCGTTCCGCCGGCCCTCGTCGGTCACGGGCCAGCCCAACACGGCCCACCACAACCAGAGCCAGCTCAACGGGGGGCCGCACTTCGCCCAGAACCAAG GCCCACACGCGCCCCTCCCCCCATCCATGCAGATCACCCCCCAGCTGCCTCTCATGGGTTTTGTGGCCCGAGTTCAGGAGACTA TTTCAGACGTGCCGCCGCCGCCTCCGCCCGCCGACGAGCCGGTGTTTGAAGAGCCCACCCCACCCCCGCCTCCGCCCGAGGACTATGAGGAtgacgaggaggaagaggattcGGCGGTGGTGGAGTACACCGACCCCTACGCTGAGGAAGACCCACCATGGGCCCCACGCAGCTATCTGGAGAAAG TGGTGGCCATTTACGACTACACCCGCGACAAAGAAGACGAGCTGTCCTTCCAGGAGGGCGCCATCATCTACGTGATCAAGAAGAACGACGACGGCTGGTTTGAGGGAGTGATGAACGGGACCACGGGTCTCTTCCCCGGTAACTATGTGGAATCCATCATGCACTACGCCGACTGA
- the LOC114140720 gene encoding abl interactor 2 isoform X14 encodes MAELQMLLEEEIPAGRGALLDSFTNLERVAEYCESNYVQSPDKQRALEETKNYTTQSLASVAYLINTLANNVLQMLDIQASQLRRMESSINHISQTVDIHKEKVARREIGILTTNKNTSRTHKIIAPANPERPVRYIRKSVDYSLLDDMGHGVKWLQRFKASAQNMKTGGGALPRTNPPTQKPPSPPMSGKGTLGRHSPFRTLEPVRPPVVPNDYVSSPTRNTAPPQQSPARTASVNQRNRTYSSSGSSGGSHPSSSRSSSRENSGSGSVGVPIAVPTPAPPSVFPGAPQFYSMNRPAQQQPQNPQVGGSLPFRRPSSVTGQPNTAHHNQSQLNGGPHFAQNQVSDVPPPPPPADEPVFEEPTPPPPPPEDYEDDEEEEDSAVVEYTDPYAEEDPPWAPRSYLEKVVAIYDYTRDKEDELSFQEGAIIYVIKKNDDGWFEGVMNGTTGLFPGNYVESIMHYAD; translated from the exons ATGGCGGAGCTACAAATGCTTCTGGAAGAGGAGATTCCAGCAGGACGAGGCGCTCTTCTAGACAGCTTTACCAACTTGGAAAGAGTAGCAGAATACTGCGAAAGCAACTATGTCCAG TCTCCAGACAAGCAGAGGGCGCTGGAGGAGACCAAGAATTACACTACCCAGTCCCTGGCCAGTGTGGCCTACCTGATCAACACGCTGGCCAACAATGTGCTGCAAATGCTCGACATCCAGGCGTCGCAGCTGCGCCGCATGGAGTCCTCCATCAATCACATCTCGCAG ACGGTGGACATCCACAAAGAGAAAGTAGCGCGGCGAGAGATCGGCATCCTCACCACCAACAAGAACACCTCCCGCACGCACAAGATCATCGCCCCGGCGAACCCCGAGAGGCCCGTCCGCTACATCCGCAAATCCGTCGACTACAGCTTGCTGGACGACATGGGCCACGGAGTCAAG TGGTTGCAAAGGTTTAAG GCCAGCGCTCAAAACATGAAAACCGGAGGAGGCGCCCTCCCTCGCACCAACCCCCCCACACAGAAGCCCCCCAGTCCGCCTATGTCAGGGAAAGGGACCCTTGG GCGCCACTCCCCCTTCCGGACGCTCGAGCCGGTGCGTCCTCCCGTTGTCCCTAACGACTACGTCTCGAGCCCGACGCGCAACACGGCGCCCCCCCAGCAGAGCCCCGCACGCACTGCATCCGTTAATCAGAGGAACCGCACGTACAG CAGCAGTGGGAGCAGCGGAGGAAGCCACCCCAGCAGCAGTCGCAGCAGCAGCCGAGAGAACAGCGGCAGTGGTAGCGTGGGCGTGCCCATCGCCGTGCCGACGCCTGCCCCGCCCTCAGTATTCCCAG GTGCGCCTCAGTTCTACAGCATGAACCGCCCGGCGCAGCAGCAGCCCCAGAACCCCCAGGTCGGGGGGTCCCTGCCGTTCCGCCGGCCCTCGTCGGTCACGGGCCAGCCCAACACGGCCCACCACAACCAGAGCCAGCTCAACGGGGGGCCGCACTTCGCCCAGAACCAAG TTTCAGACGTGCCGCCGCCGCCTCCGCCCGCCGACGAGCCGGTGTTTGAAGAGCCCACCCCACCCCCGCCTCCGCCCGAGGACTATGAGGAtgacgaggaggaagaggattcGGCGGTGGTGGAGTACACCGACCCCTACGCTGAGGAAGACCCACCATGGGCCCCACGCAGCTATCTGGAGAAAG TGGTGGCCATTTACGACTACACCCGCGACAAAGAAGACGAGCTGTCCTTCCAGGAGGGCGCCATCATCTACGTGATCAAGAAGAACGACGACGGCTGGTTTGAGGGAGTGATGAACGGGACCACGGGTCTCTTCCCCGGTAACTATGTGGAATCCATCATGCACTACGCCGACTGA
- the LOC114140720 gene encoding abl interactor 2 isoform X13, with product MAELQMLLEEEIPAGRGALLDSFTNLERVAEYCESNYVQSPDKQRALEETKNYTTQSLASVAYLINTLANNVLQMLDIQASQLRRMESSINHISQTVDIHKEKVARREIGILTTNKNTSRTHKIIAPANPERPVRYIRKSVDYSLLDDMGHGVKASAQNMKTGGGALPRTNPPTQKPPSPPMSGKGTLGRHSPFRTLEPVRPPVVPNDYVSSPTRNTAPPQQSPARTASVNQRNRTYSSGSSGGSHPSSSRSSSRENSGSGSVGVPIAVPTPAPPSVFPGAPQFYSMNRPAQQQPQNPQVGGSLPFRRPSSVTGQPNTAHHNQSQLNGGPHFAQNQGPHAPLPPSMQITPQLPLMGFVARVQETISDVPPPPPPADEPVFEEPTPPPPPPEDYEDDEEEEDSAVVEYTDPYAEEDPPWAPRSYLEKVVAIYDYTRDKEDELSFQEGAIIYVIKKNDDGWFEGVMNGTTGLFPGNYVESIMHYAD from the exons ATGGCGGAGCTACAAATGCTTCTGGAAGAGGAGATTCCAGCAGGACGAGGCGCTCTTCTAGACAGCTTTACCAACTTGGAAAGAGTAGCAGAATACTGCGAAAGCAACTATGTCCAG TCTCCAGACAAGCAGAGGGCGCTGGAGGAGACCAAGAATTACACTACCCAGTCCCTGGCCAGTGTGGCCTACCTGATCAACACGCTGGCCAACAATGTGCTGCAAATGCTCGACATCCAGGCGTCGCAGCTGCGCCGCATGGAGTCCTCCATCAATCACATCTCGCAG ACGGTGGACATCCACAAAGAGAAAGTAGCGCGGCGAGAGATCGGCATCCTCACCACCAACAAGAACACCTCCCGCACGCACAAGATCATCGCCCCGGCGAACCCCGAGAGGCCCGTCCGCTACATCCGCAAATCCGTCGACTACAGCTTGCTGGACGACATGGGCCACGGAGTCAAG GCCAGCGCTCAAAACATGAAAACCGGAGGAGGCGCCCTCCCTCGCACCAACCCCCCCACACAGAAGCCCCCCAGTCCGCCTATGTCAGGGAAAGGGACCCTTGG GCGCCACTCCCCCTTCCGGACGCTCGAGCCGGTGCGTCCTCCCGTTGTCCCTAACGACTACGTCTCGAGCCCGACGCGCAACACGGCGCCCCCCCAGCAGAGCCCCGCACGCACTGCATCCGTTAATCAGAGGAACCGCACGTACAG CAGTGGGAGCAGCGGAGGAAGCCACCCCAGCAGCAGTCGCAGCAGCAGCCGAGAGAACAGCGGCAGTGGTAGCGTGGGCGTGCCCATCGCCGTGCCGACGCCTGCCCCGCCCTCAGTATTCCCAG GTGCGCCTCAGTTCTACAGCATGAACCGCCCGGCGCAGCAGCAGCCCCAGAACCCCCAGGTCGGGGGGTCCCTGCCGTTCCGCCGGCCCTCGTCGGTCACGGGCCAGCCCAACACGGCCCACCACAACCAGAGCCAGCTCAACGGGGGGCCGCACTTCGCCCAGAACCAAG GCCCACACGCGCCCCTCCCCCCATCCATGCAGATCACCCCCCAGCTGCCTCTCATGGGTTTTGTGGCCCGAGTTCAGGAGACTA TTTCAGACGTGCCGCCGCCGCCTCCGCCCGCCGACGAGCCGGTGTTTGAAGAGCCCACCCCACCCCCGCCTCCGCCCGAGGACTATGAGGAtgacgaggaggaagaggattcGGCGGTGGTGGAGTACACCGACCCCTACGCTGAGGAAGACCCACCATGGGCCCCACGCAGCTATCTGGAGAAAG TGGTGGCCATTTACGACTACACCCGCGACAAAGAAGACGAGCTGTCCTTCCAGGAGGGCGCCATCATCTACGTGATCAAGAAGAACGACGACGGCTGGTTTGAGGGAGTGATGAACGGGACCACGGGTCTCTTCCCCGGTAACTATGTGGAATCCATCATGCACTACGCCGACTGA
- the LOC114140720 gene encoding abl interactor 2 isoform X9: protein MAELQMLLEEEIPAGRGALLDSFTNLERVAEYCESNYVQSPDKQRALEETKNYTTQSLASVAYLINTLANNVLQMLDIQASQLRRMESSINHISQTVDIHKEKVARREIGILTTNKNTSRTHKIIAPANPERPVRYIRKSVDYSLLDDMGHGVKASAQNMKTGGGALPRTNPPTQKPPSPPMSGKGTLGSGSSGGSHPSSSRSSSRENSGSGSVGVPIAVPTPAPPSVFPGSAPLPPNTAKSPPNTATTPGPPPSVLDGPQQAPNPSVEIPPVPPPPPQLPASMAPSGTGPASYGNPAQGAPQFYSMNRPAQQQPQNPQVGGSLPFRRPSSVTGQPNTAHHNQSQLNGGPHFAQNQAGPHAPLPPSMQITPQLPLMGFVARVQETISDVPPPPPPADEPVFEEPTPPPPPPEDYEDDEEEEDSAVVEYTDPYAEEDPPWAPRSYLEKVVAIYDYTRDKEDELSFQEGAIIYVIKKNDDGWFEGVMNGTTGLFPGNYVESIMHYAD, encoded by the exons ATGGCGGAGCTACAAATGCTTCTGGAAGAGGAGATTCCAGCAGGACGAGGCGCTCTTCTAGACAGCTTTACCAACTTGGAAAGAGTAGCAGAATACTGCGAAAGCAACTATGTCCAG TCTCCAGACAAGCAGAGGGCGCTGGAGGAGACCAAGAATTACACTACCCAGTCCCTGGCCAGTGTGGCCTACCTGATCAACACGCTGGCCAACAATGTGCTGCAAATGCTCGACATCCAGGCGTCGCAGCTGCGCCGCATGGAGTCCTCCATCAATCACATCTCGCAG ACGGTGGACATCCACAAAGAGAAAGTAGCGCGGCGAGAGATCGGCATCCTCACCACCAACAAGAACACCTCCCGCACGCACAAGATCATCGCCCCGGCGAACCCCGAGAGGCCCGTCCGCTACATCCGCAAATCCGTCGACTACAGCTTGCTGGACGACATGGGCCACGGAGTCAAG GCCAGCGCTCAAAACATGAAAACCGGAGGAGGCGCCCTCCCTCGCACCAACCCCCCCACACAGAAGCCCCCCAGTCCGCCTATGTCAGGGAAAGGGACCCTTGG CAGTGGGAGCAGCGGAGGAAGCCACCCCAGCAGCAGTCGCAGCAGCAGCCGAGAGAACAGCGGCAGTGGTAGCGTGGGCGTGCCCATCGCCGTGCCGACGCCTGCCCCGCCCTCAGTATTCCCAG GTTCAGCCCCTCTCCCACCTAACACGGCCAAATCTCCCCCTAACACTGCCACCACCCCCGGGCCACCTCCTTCTGTCCTAGACGGCCCACAACAGGCCCCGAACCCCTCTGTAGAGATCCCGCCTGTGCCCCCACCCCCTCCTCAGCTCCctgcctccatggccccctcaggCACTGGCCCCGCTTCTTATGGCAACCCCGCACAAG GTGCGCCTCAGTTCTACAGCATGAACCGCCCGGCGCAGCAGCAGCCCCAGAACCCCCAGGTCGGGGGGTCCCTGCCGTTCCGCCGGCCCTCGTCGGTCACGGGCCAGCCCAACACGGCCCACCACAACCAGAGCCAGCTCAACGGGGGGCCGCACTTCGCCCAGAACCAAG CAGGCCCACACGCGCCCCTCCCCCCATCCATGCAGATCACCCCCCAGCTGCCTCTCATGGGTTTTGTGGCCCGAGTTCAGGAGACTA TTTCAGACGTGCCGCCGCCGCCTCCGCCCGCCGACGAGCCGGTGTTTGAAGAGCCCACCCCACCCCCGCCTCCGCCCGAGGACTATGAGGAtgacgaggaggaagaggattcGGCGGTGGTGGAGTACACCGACCCCTACGCTGAGGAAGACCCACCATGGGCCCCACGCAGCTATCTGGAGAAAG TGGTGGCCATTTACGACTACACCCGCGACAAAGAAGACGAGCTGTCCTTCCAGGAGGGCGCCATCATCTACGTGATCAAGAAGAACGACGACGGCTGGTTTGAGGGAGTGATGAACGGGACCACGGGTCTCTTCCCCGGTAACTATGTGGAATCCATCATGCACTACGCCGACTGA
- the LOC114140720 gene encoding abl interactor 2 isoform X10: MAELQMLLEEEIPAGRGALLDSFTNLERVAEYCESNYVQSPDKQRALEETKNYTTQSLASVAYLINTLANNVLQMLDIQASQLRRMESSINHISQTVDIHKEKVARREIGILTTNKNTSRTHKIIAPANPERPVRYIRKSVDYSLLDDMGHGVKWLQRFKASAQNMKTGGGALPRTNPPTQKPPSPPMSGKGTLGRHSPFRTLEPVRPPVVPNDYVSSPTRNTAPPQQSPARTASVNQRNRTYSSSGSSGGSHPSSSRSSSRENSGSGSVGVPIAVPTPAPPSVFPGAPQFYSMNRPAQQQPQNPQVGGSLPFRRPSSVTGQPNTAHHNQSQLNGGPHFAQNQAGPHAPLPPSMQITPQLPLMGFVARVQETISDVPPPPPPADEPVFEEPTPPPPPPEDYEDDEEEEDSAVVEYTDPYAEEDPPWAPRSYLEKVVAIYDYTRDKEDELSFQEGAIIYVIKKNDDGWFEGVMNGTTGLFPGNYVESIMHYAD, from the exons ATGGCGGAGCTACAAATGCTTCTGGAAGAGGAGATTCCAGCAGGACGAGGCGCTCTTCTAGACAGCTTTACCAACTTGGAAAGAGTAGCAGAATACTGCGAAAGCAACTATGTCCAG TCTCCAGACAAGCAGAGGGCGCTGGAGGAGACCAAGAATTACACTACCCAGTCCCTGGCCAGTGTGGCCTACCTGATCAACACGCTGGCCAACAATGTGCTGCAAATGCTCGACATCCAGGCGTCGCAGCTGCGCCGCATGGAGTCCTCCATCAATCACATCTCGCAG ACGGTGGACATCCACAAAGAGAAAGTAGCGCGGCGAGAGATCGGCATCCTCACCACCAACAAGAACACCTCCCGCACGCACAAGATCATCGCCCCGGCGAACCCCGAGAGGCCCGTCCGCTACATCCGCAAATCCGTCGACTACAGCTTGCTGGACGACATGGGCCACGGAGTCAAG TGGTTGCAAAGGTTTAAG GCCAGCGCTCAAAACATGAAAACCGGAGGAGGCGCCCTCCCTCGCACCAACCCCCCCACACAGAAGCCCCCCAGTCCGCCTATGTCAGGGAAAGGGACCCTTGG GCGCCACTCCCCCTTCCGGACGCTCGAGCCGGTGCGTCCTCCCGTTGTCCCTAACGACTACGTCTCGAGCCCGACGCGCAACACGGCGCCCCCCCAGCAGAGCCCCGCACGCACTGCATCCGTTAATCAGAGGAACCGCACGTACAG CAGCAGTGGGAGCAGCGGAGGAAGCCACCCCAGCAGCAGTCGCAGCAGCAGCCGAGAGAACAGCGGCAGTGGTAGCGTGGGCGTGCCCATCGCCGTGCCGACGCCTGCCCCGCCCTCAGTATTCCCAG GTGCGCCTCAGTTCTACAGCATGAACCGCCCGGCGCAGCAGCAGCCCCAGAACCCCCAGGTCGGGGGGTCCCTGCCGTTCCGCCGGCCCTCGTCGGTCACGGGCCAGCCCAACACGGCCCACCACAACCAGAGCCAGCTCAACGGGGGGCCGCACTTCGCCCAGAACCAAG CAGGCCCACACGCGCCCCTCCCCCCATCCATGCAGATCACCCCCCAGCTGCCTCTCATGGGTTTTGTGGCCCGAGTTCAGGAGACTA TTTCAGACGTGCCGCCGCCGCCTCCGCCCGCCGACGAGCCGGTGTTTGAAGAGCCCACCCCACCCCCGCCTCCGCCCGAGGACTATGAGGAtgacgaggaggaagaggattcGGCGGTGGTGGAGTACACCGACCCCTACGCTGAGGAAGACCCACCATGGGCCCCACGCAGCTATCTGGAGAAAG TGGTGGCCATTTACGACTACACCCGCGACAAAGAAGACGAGCTGTCCTTCCAGGAGGGCGCCATCATCTACGTGATCAAGAAGAACGACGACGGCTGGTTTGAGGGAGTGATGAACGGGACCACGGGTCTCTTCCCCGGTAACTATGTGGAATCCATCATGCACTACGCCGACTGA